A genomic stretch from Erigeron canadensis isolate Cc75 chromosome 9, C_canadensis_v1, whole genome shotgun sequence includes:
- the LOC122583275 gene encoding uncharacterized protein LOC122583275: MAYRRNMTLEEAHNARRDRQIEDLQETLGRVVNSLEDGGLRFNREHVVGERDDESPDPSDSCDSIHRSSSDSDDGSNQCRRRHRRHKDDTKDIKIDPPDFIGSSNPEDYFEWVQVMDRIMEIKEYDDKKSFKVAIIRLKKYASSWYDHMKDERNYKGKSIIKTWSKLKEVMQKRFVPQLYKEDQYLLMNNLKQGTKEVVECIREFQQLKTRTGVKETEEHTIAKFIGGLNATISEKIELQPIWTHEGACKLALQIEKQLKKKIQYKPFTKAQCLNQRALTVKEIESLPDVDTEEGEPVYNDDENEETYVGADIGEMLVVRRVMHVNEVITDVAQRENIFHSRCTVKGKVCDLIIDGGSCANAASTYMVEKLELPTVKHPRPYKLQWLSEGSESVLEKRSSLESPSLLKSLLKEFTDVFLEDLLEGLPPVRGIEHQIDLVPGSVLPNKATYRCSPTEAKELQRQVDELVAKGYVRASMSPCSVPALLVPKNDGSMRITFMRLMNEVLRALIGQFVVVYFDDILVYSKSEAEHVHHLRSMFDLLRKHQLHGKLENCDFMVESVIFLGYVVLKEVISMDPSKVEAIKSWTVPTTLTEVRSFHGLASFNRRFIKNFSTIVAPITDCLKKGVFDWQSLAQLAFESLKEKLSSAHFVLFSDHETLKFINGQHKLNARHAKWVEFLQSYSFVSKHKARVANVIADALSRRYSLLSILEARVLGFSFNNEAHQKGPFIVQDGFLFKNGKLCIPRGSIRDLLIREAHGGGLAGHFGINKTGEILTQHFYWPSLLKDVQNIISRCPTCHQAKATVPNQPWEDLSMDFIVALPRTQRGKDSIMVVVDRFSKMAHFTPCHTTNDASAVANLFFKEIVRLHGIPKTIMSDRDVKFLSYFRKTLWRLMGTRLMFSTSHHPQTNGQTEVTNRTIGILLKTLVKKTLKDWDLKLPHAEFAFNRAPNYSTNKSPFEICYGVNPLTPIDLIPFSIEPKASIEAEAKAKEIKKIHQ; encoded by the exons ATGGCttatagaagaaatatgacattagaagaagctcataatgcTAGGAGAGATAGGCAGATTGAAGATCTACAAGAAACACTTGGTAGGGTTGTTAATTCGttagaagatggtggtttaagGTTCAATAGGGAACATGTTGTAGGTGAAAGGGATGATGAATCTCCAGATCCTAGTGATAGTTGTGATAGTATTCATAGATCCTctagtgattctgatgatggGTCTAATCAGTGTAGAAGAAGGCATAGGAGACATAAGGATGATACTAAAGATATTAAAATAGATCCACCAGATTTTATTGGTTCTTCAAATCCTGAAGATTATTTTGAATGGGTTCAGGTGATGGATAGAATAATGGAGATAAAAGAGtatgatgataagaaaagttttaaggttgccattattaggttgaaaaagtATGCTTCATCCTGGTATGATCATatgaaagatgaaagaaattatAAAGGAAAAAGCATAATCAAGACCTGGTCCAAGCTGAAAGAAGTTATGCAGAAGAGATTTGTTCCTCAGTTGTACAAGGAAGATCAGTATCTTCTGATGAATAATCTGAAGCAAGGTACAAAAGAGGTTGTGGAATGTATTAGAGAATTCCAGCAATTGAAGACTCGAACTGgtgtgaaagaaactgaagagcATACTATCGCCAAATTCATTGGTGGGTTGAATGCTACCATTTCAGAAAAGATAGAGTTGCAGCCCATCTGGACGCACGAAGGAGCTTGCAAATTGGCTCTCCAGATTGAGAAGCAACTGAAGAAGAAAATCCAGTACAAACCTTTCACTAAG GCACAGTGCCTTAACCAGAGAGCACTCACCGTTAAGGAGATTGAAAGCTTACCAGATGTTGACACTGAAGAAGGTGAACCAGTgtataatgatgatgaaaatgaagaaACATATGTGGGTGCAGATATTGGAGAAATGTTGGTCGTGAGAAGAGTGATGCATGTGAATGAAGTTATAACTGATGTCGCCCAGAGAGAGAATATTTTCCATTCCAGATGTACTGTTAAAGGCAAGGTGTGTGATCTGATCATCGATGGTGGGAGTTGTGCTAATGCTGCTTCTACTTATATGGTAGAGAAACTGGAGTTGCCAACTGTAAAGCATCCTCGTCCATACAAGTTGCAATGGCTAAGTGAAGGATCTGAG AGCGTACTGGAGAAAAGGAGCTCACTGGAGTCCCCCAGTCTCCTGAAATCTTTACTGAAGGAATTCACTGATGTTTTCCTAGAAGACCTACTTGAAGGTTTGCCACCAGTAAGAGGTATTGAACACCAGATTGACCTGGTTCCAGGGTCAGTTCTTCCAAACAAAGCTACTTACAGATGTTCACCAACTGAAGCAAAAGAATTGCAAAGACAAGTAGATGAGTTGGTTGCCAAAGGTTATGTGAGAGCCAGTATGAGTCCTTGCTCAGTTCCAGCTCTCCTGGTCCCAAAAAACGATGGTTCGATgagaat TACTTTCATGAGACTGATGAATGAAGTTCTCAGAGCACTTATTGGtcagtttgttgttgtttactttGATGATATTCTGGTATATTCAAAATCTGAAGCTGAACATGTTCATCATCTGAGAAGTATGTTTGATTTACTGAGAAAACACCAATTGCATGGTAAACTGGAGAACTGTGATTTTATGGTAGAAAGTGTAATCTTTCTTGGTTATGTGGTGTTGAAAGAAGTTATCTCCATGGATCCTTCAAAGGTGGAAGCCATCAAATCATGGACAGTTCCTACTACACTCACTGAagtaagaagttttcatggactAGCATCTTTTAATAGAAGGTTTATCAAGAATTTCTCTACAATAGTGGCTCCAATCACTGACTGTCTGAAGAAAGGTGTATTTGATTGGCAAAGCTTAGCCCAGTTAGCATTTGAATCACTGAAGGAAAAGCTCAGCTCAGcccattttgttttattttctgacCACGAAACACTGAAGTTCATTAATGGTCAACACAAGCTTAATGCCAGACATGCAAAATGGGTGGAATTTTTGCAATCTTATtcatttgtttcaaaacataaggCTAGAGTGGCTAATGTTATTGCTGATGCACTCTCCAGACGATACTCATTGTTATCCATTCTGGAAGCAagagttcttggattttctttcaaCAATGAAGCTCACCAGAAAGGACCATTTATTGTTCAAGATGGTTTCTTATTCAAAAATGGTAAATTATGTATTCCAAGGGGTTCTATTCGTGATCTATTGATAAGGGAAGCACATGGAGGAGGTTTGGCTGGCCATTTTGGCATTAACAAGACTGGAGAGATCCTCACTCAACACTTCTATTGGCCAAGCTTACTGAAGGATGTTCAGAATATTATCAGTCGCTGTCCAACTTGTCACCAGGCGAAGGCCACAGTTCCAAATCAACCATGGGAAGATCTTAGCATGGATTTTATTGTTGCACTGCCCAGGACTCAAAGGGGAAAAGATTCAATAATGGTAGTTGTTGACCGTTTTTCGAAAATGGCTCATTTTACTCCTTGCCATACTACAAATGATGCTTCAGCAGTggcaaatttatttttcaaggaAATTGTTCGCTTGCATGGGATTCCAAAGACAATTATGTCAGATAGAGATGTgaaatttttaagttatttcaGGAAGACATTATGGAGATTGATGGGTACCAGGTTAATGTTCAGTACATCTCATCACCCTCAAACTAATGGGCAAACTGAAGTTACAAATAGAACAATTGGTATTTTGTTGAAAACACTGGTGAAGAAGACGTTGAAAGATTGGGATCTGAAGTTACCTCATGCTGAGTTTGCCTTCAATAGAGCTCCTAACTATTCTACCAATAAATCCCCATTTGAAATCTGTTATGGTGTGAATCCACTGACTCCCATTGATTTAATTCCATTTTCGATTGAACCAAAAGCAAGTATTGAAGCTGAGGCCAAAGCcaaagaaatcaagaaaattcaCCAGTAA